agcaataatttatttcctattatattcccattaatgatccgatcgttcctatggtagctatatgatatagtcgtccgattttgaaaaaaatttattcgaaattcagaattagataaaaaatggcatttccaaaagtaggaggttataggttcaaaaacacccacgatataattttttttaaattttgttcccCGATTATTCTTAttggagctatatgatatagttgtccgatccggctcgttccgacttatatactacctgcaatagatataagacttttgggaaagttttagcccgatagctttaaaactgaaaacagacggacggacagacgcacatggctagatcgactcgtctagtcatgctgatgaagaatatatcactatggacggcagtccatgtagtgacgaagcgcaccaggagagtgtgcgaaggcgactactattatatagccgcaaaattgaaaatctgctgtgatagtccgattgtaatgagtaatacaccaatcgaaaggtattgcaaaaacttaaaggattgcataccaagactttaagaaaattaattggcttgaaagagagagcggtgaaagtgaaaaagtgaaaatttcgaattttggagctgttggggccggtggggataaatgccccctagcaatgttttaattgtgtttctattgaaaatacccgttgaatgaggggtcatatgctaaaatccgacgctccgttcaaaagttatagccaaaataagattgattcggtttgtcagtttgtccaaaacatgtttttaagttttgaaaatttgatatgacgtttatcacatcgatataaaaaacttttgttttatcacttttggaaaaactcgctagcttagcgggaaaacagctataaatagctaaaattcggaaagccgtaacttctatactactactactactacttgtgctgcatctcgtttgaaaggtatttttaaatgctataaacgccttctatatgcaatttgtgtaaatataatagttaaaaagatatgaacaaaagacaattttttaaagctttttttttagctttttttatttttctaaaaaacggctctaacgactttcttgaaatttttaaactgtatagcccttgagattccttaaattttggagtataacacattactgtaaaaagtcacgtttaaatattatttttatgcgaaaatagccacttttgccagctcgaacaactaacgctccctgagtattgaattttgtgtgagggtatccgaactgtattttagggtcaaggaatcagtaaatttgcacttaagagttccatataggaatcttttgttctacgacttttggaaaaagccgctactttaggggaaaaagctaaaaatagctaaatttcgttagtttgtaagttatacactactaaaggtacagacatgtgctatacctcgtttaaaaggtattttgaaatacttcaacgcctttttatcttaattcattaaaatacaatagtttaaaaattatgattgaccaatttaaatttaaatgtttatattagcatctatgagagcaaaagtaaacaaacaaaaacttctgatatcaaataaaaacacctcttaacgaggtaaaaaactagtgacgatcgcacctttaaCGTAcgaaagttctgatatcaacttttgtgacgaaaaatgattttatgatttagtcgcatctaaaatcatttttcgtcacaaaagttgatatcagaacttttgtacgttgaaggtgcgatcgtcactagtttttttacctcgttaagaggtgtttttatttgatagagctttaaagaataactgttattttttttagcttttataataaagctaaaaaaataacaggttttatttttcgattgacagataacagttatttttgagttttgtaataaaagtttaaaaataacagttattccttgagttttattgagttttataatttctatccaaaataaaactcaaagttCTGGTAACGAGTTTGTCGTAATTTCACACAGTAGGTTTTAATTGTGAGGGCGAGATTTTTcgatgttcggcgcctacttCTAGCCAAATTGAAAGGTCAATTTTTACGAATGAGACAgatttttatgtaaaatgggatttaaaaatacttgttacttttcacgATCTCACGGgaaatattcaataaattcAATCCTTCGACGTCCAATGGTATTTTTTATCTGTAAAATTTGGTGAAAGCCGCCTCTAATGCCTGTAAAATACTTTaaggcacatatttttccttgtattttaaaagtctgttcaccgcatcaaattggttgtaaatagaGGTGAGCAAATTACTTAAGTGGCCCATAAATTCGGATTGACCCAAATTaggatggaaccttaaatgcaagtctgtagaagggcatctaagcatttttttggcataggatTCAATACAATTGAATACAGacccttaaaaatatcataagTCAAATCATTAGGGgctgctatttttttctaaatgcgATTACACAAATATCACACGCTAAAAAACTAGGTATGCAGATTTGCTTATATAAATctttattaacacaatttaatgcccataagCCTTCACCATTttataaagtccattttgttgtccATTGTAAAAGTTCATCACGTTTTGAACATTTAAGATCTTGTGACATCAACAAATAAAGGTTTCAaggtttgaattttttatgtgATTTAATCGCAGTAAATATTGTTgggtatattttttgaaatccaatatattttgtgtttcTCAGCAATCAATTATGAGTCAGAGGGATCATAGATATCAGGCCCTACCACTCAGTACTGGTAGCCGTAGGTTTGTGGCACGTAAGCGGCGCTGAagagctgctgctggtgctggggGATTCCATAGTTGGGTGCGACATAGGTGGCCACTGGGGAAGAGTAGGCGCCTGCGGATCCGTAGCTGGGGGCTGGAGCGCTGCACGGCACCGGGGCGAGGTTAGGCTGGCAGCTGAACAAATAGTTCTTGGGGCACGGAGGGGCTGGGATGCTAGAGCCTCCGTAGCCGCCGGAGCTTCCGCCGTAGGCAGACTTTCGAAGACGGGTCAGATCCCCGAATCCCTGTCCGGCGACTCCCTCCACCTCACCGTCCTGAGCTGTCAAGGATACCGTGGAGCCAATGGAACCGGTAGCAGAAGCCACGTTGGTGGGCGAAGCCAGAGCGGCAGCAACGAAGGCGACCAGAGCGATGCACACGAAGGATTTCATCTTGATGGGTGTGAGATGACTACTCTGAAAGCGGAAGGGAGCTGGTTGCGCTGTTTGTAGTTACCAAAAGGTGACTGATGGCAATCCCATGCGGTTGCGAATTATATATAGCAACTCAAACTGCCTAGCTTGCAGTATACTCAGAGTTTAATGGCTAAATCTATTCTTCGTTTCTACCTTGATTACTTTTCTGCTCCATCAGCCCAATGCTAAATACTTATCAGTGACTTAAGTAGTTCTTCATCAGCTTTTTTAGGTCATAACTGGACAGAAAAGTGTTTAGGTTGCCgaaaatatgggaaaaatttaGTGCACTGCACCTtaggtttttaggcgtgtatttttaacgatgccatttatgccagcatttttgcattttttctcacttttacaactttgaTGAAGTGTAGCTTTTAAAccaatgaatggaactcaatgcagtgtataagaaagttggagagcattctattacctgtaaaattagttatttatggttgaaatcggttagccacaactcaagttagaaattgaaaaagggtcaaaaacgttttttacaatttaaaaaaaaatttatccaaaaaaaaaattttaagtgccattttctgaatcaggaagacgtaccttaccggaaaacaaaggtttcattcatggtatatttcatcgattttttcttgtaaactggtgttatttacggtccctggtttgtagacaattttggatattatttttttcgctcatttTTATGTTATCATTTTCTATAGGCGCTTCTTGTAACTGCGAATTTTCACACATGTATGTacatctttgttttttttctacatttcatttattagaagatatttgtaaatttttgttttttgtactgaaattaaaactgaatgattttgttttgttttttatgatttaaatacattgaaAGAACTAGAGAACaccatttgtttatatttcgaaaagctTGTGGAGAGGGGGAGAGGAGTTACACTTTCACAAATTTATACTGAAGATAATTGAAATATACATATCTTGGATGctaataatgaaattttagCACTGTAACTTCACTGGAAGTATATTTGCGCACCATCGCCATATAAGCCATACTAAGGTGCTATGTGAGCTATAGGATAGAGTCTTCCGAtgttgtcaatttttttactccatattctcaatattttttttagatttttgaggaaaatttCATAACGATATCTCAACgggaaatatttatggccgcgGCTCCATACAAGCACAACCAGTgtggaatggtccgatttaaaaactttcttttacatttcgattggtattaataaacacaataaaagtaaatttttactttcctgaaatctttaaaagtttgggcgccagacaccttttaaaatggtttagggcgattgtgggcgttagaccCTCGTGACCCTTAGCTGGAACCAACTTGCGCTGCATacgaagcccaagaatatgtgtgggtaatcccaactttctatagaaaatatatttgcggtatctttaaattaagaaaatcaaaatttttcttcgtcttttgggatatatcttcaagagtggtcaaccaattttggtgatcttttcggaattaaatagttacatgtctctatTATTTGGtcgtttttgaaaattcatccttaaattaaatgaaaatattttcttctacaatgcatttttgaccGAATGATAccttatgttttaatttttaagacattcatcagatttttataccctcgcagagggtattatgatttcagtcagaaatCATAATTGCAACGCACTGAAGgggacgtttccgaccccataaagtatatatattcttgatcagcactagacgagtcgatctagccatgcccgtctgtccgtcggtccgtctgtccgtccgtttctacgcaaactagtctctcagttttgaatctatcggcttgaaactttcccaaaagtcttttttcttttgcaggtagtatataagtcggaaccgaccggatcggacaactatatcttatagctccaataggaaggatcggaaaaaaaatcgttataaaaattctagcttcggtgttttttgaaatattaccttctactcttggggatGATCTGCAAGGGAATATTAAGGgtatttttaagcgaaataatatcgctcacataataacactagtttacagccgaaatgctccccagcaattgatggcaaattctgttagatttggatccctagatcacgaaaatagcactaaattttttttcgatggcacagttttttttttaagattttttaaagtttgaaatgttaaatttcggacttttttcgaatttcttcttatatctcggcagatatccactcggttgggccagttttagttttattttaaagtcaatagatcagagcttaactttgccatacagattaatacgattggatgagtaatggcagcgcagaagcttgacaaagatgaaaaatgagttttttggtcgactgtaagtcggctgtacatatcgtaaaaactcgaaataaatccgttgaaaaatcataacgaGTACAAACATAAAGTTTGCATCctaccaaataaaacaagccggatatggcccaaatccatggactggactagctattttttgacccggctgccgtcaccactcatttttgtttacatgtcgccgcctatgataaatcttaaatttggactctgtcaaccgaaaaaagtggaaaaatccgaactttaaaaatccaccataaatccagttttccatggatttgggccatatccggcttgttttattcggtaggatgtaaactttaagtttgtacccattatgatttttcaacggatttatttcgagtttttacgatatatacagccgacttacatttgaccaaaaaacacatttttcatctttgtcgagcttctgcgctgccattactcatccaatcgtattgatctgtatggcaaagttaagctctgatctattgaccttaaaataaaactaaaactggcccaaccgagtggatatctgccgagatataagaagaaattcgaaaaaagtccgaaatttaacatttcgaactttaaaaaatctttaaaaaaaaactgccccatcgaaaaaaaaataagtgctatttttgtgatctaggggtccagcactaccagaatttgccatcagttgctggggagcacaccaagaatattattttgtaaactagtgtaatcattatttctgagcgatatttttttcgcttacaaaataacacaggccgacaaaatgtgacatgggtcgatgtccaggcctgccaccattttatttcgataaattaggcttttctaagcataaaaatcattaaaaatcttcatttgtgaacagcgtttaaaaattaaataaaaatattttcttctacgatgcatttttgatccaaagacaccttatgtacttaatttttaggacactcatcaggtttttgtgaattgttttggaatttttaaaattgtttttcttccttccttcacagttacgattcacaaacagtgcccaaacctgtcactattttacgtaacgcataactatttttgagcacaagtgacccttgctttaaaaatatttatacatgggcgtaagttaaaagctagagggggattacacttcaggcatttcagcccccaaagattagtaggctacgctcatgtgcttatattcaaagcaaaactacttagatcgtttagaaatatgttatttaaaattgtgacaggtttgggcactgtttgtgaatcgtcactgtgaaggaaggaagaaaaacaattttaaaaattccaaaacaattcacaaaaacctaatgagtgtcctaaaaattaagtacataaggtgtctttggatccaaaatgcatcgtagaagaaaatatttttatttaatttttaaacgctgttcacaaatgaagatttttaaactttgctgtgactttaaaattttgaatgcgcccacctcctcttgtggttgagttagattgaattttccaaaacgaccgtataaaagagacatgtaactatttaattccgaaaagattacaaaaattggttgaccactattgaagatatatcccagaagccgaagaaattttgtgattttcttaaattaaagataccgcaaataccagagctgatggactataggcgtagtggcgacttatgcttagaaaagcctcatttatcgaaataaaatggtggcaggcctggacaccgacccatgacacattttgtcggcctgtgtaatcattgaatggagatttttattttttcacttataatgattacggtccctgcagAAAAGtcctttattttctaaattataaggctttttttctaatcttcctttctttttttaagggctaaaatcgccattgattttagaaaaaatgactgaacttttctaaagataaataaaattgccattgaaataataaatattccttcataatagaaatattgtttttctaaaaaacagaaaaaatgtttaaagatttttctaacattCAGAAAGAAATGTGTGttagatatatttttctagaaaaaaatggaaccttatttgatcaatttttcttcttatacaaattttgtttagcCTTTTTAAGAGCTGACCCCTTTCTCCGAAATTTACTCTATAGGGTTGGAAATaattctacctgttacatactttctcgtgaatacaatataccctttcacTTCACGAGTAACTACTCTTTAACATGACTTCGGCAGATATATTCAGCTTATGTTCCTTAGCTTCGTTTTCTGGTCTTTCAGTAGGCAGATCAAAAAAAGGATCGTAAGAattcacattttaaagaaatcgTCGTGAAGTTATTTATAAAagagcaatacccgaagcgacgttgcacagtggcgccttgggccaaaaaacgtgcaataaatcactttttcgacttcGTCCTAGAATGTTgcgacccataccaatcgacaggtaattacaaatatgtaaccctttttcaaatcaaacaatttttgtaaaagatatgcaTTTTCAgagttaaacaatttttcactttaaaaaaacacacagtttttaggtaatttttcgcacttccggggagtatatcttaaaaactaggtatcgaatcgctttgcttcttttttccactgattggtgtgttagtaAAGAGTAAagaaagtaaaacatattgcagtttgccagccgcatctcttagttatgcgttatttgcgaaacgtcattttttccatattttccaactttgatcgaaaataaaaaaaaattatttcatattatattttttatacttccgtaaaacgatatttggactttcttcttgatattaggaaagttgtagctgcgtccgcggttttaagagccaaaaaaggtaaaaaagtcatggtcccagaaattgcatatggcgcaaccttgtgaaagatttgtccaaaacattgtgttaaagtcctgaaaatttgatattatgttcaacagctcgatataagaaactttagttctaccacttttggaaaaaaaccgctagtttagcggaaaaacagctataaatagctaaaatacgtaacttctaaactactgaagctacagacttgtgctgtatctcgtttgaaaggtattttctgtatgtaatttgtgtaaatgtaatattcaaaaagatatgcacaaaacaaattttttgtaaactttttttttagccttttttattttccttaaaaacggtttcaacgattttctttaaaacttcaaactgtatagcccttgagattccttaaattttggtatacatcatgttaggggctgtccatatattacgtaatcacaattTCGGCGATTTttgcccccccccccccatgtaatcaattctttataaaaaaaaaaaaaatggcactGGAGTAATCAATTGGTGGACCCtagatgattacgtaatatatggacagccccttactgtaaaaaattacgtttaaaagtaattcagaaacgaaaatagccacttttgccagctcaaaacaacttacgctgcctaagcattgaatttagtatgtgcgaatccaaactgtattttaaggTCATGAAATCAATTATAGTCCAAAAATGTTAggtctattggatttaccaagtttactaaattgtgaccattatttcaaaaaacatgaaatataaaaaaaaaaatttttttttaaaactttaatttattttttttttgtttttttagtttttaaaaatttaaacataaaaaaagaaactaaacaaaacaacatttaaaaaaaataaatttttttttttaagtcgaacttttttttttttaataatttttaaaaattacaacataaaaaaaaaactaaaaactttttctaaaaagttttttttgttggaaaaaaatggatttttttttaaattctgactttgctGATTTGTAAGttcgcctctgccacgcccactcccttcactggttcaaaagttatgatttattaccaaaaaaaagtcaaaaggcgccactgtgcgttgtccgctactattagcaaagcATTTGTTGctaatttttacatatattcaaattcaaattaatatccgagtaaaatcccgtctaaccttagctaaacagtaaacccacctaaagCGCACTAACATTCTATCCATATCCTTCTTGCCATTacataccttaccttaacaccgcattaaccctaatattacctcaccttaaccctCGTCTTAACCCACTTTAACACCAATTTTTCCccttcttagctaacctaactaTAGTCTATAGTAGtttccttactatacttacttactttaacttcacttttttcttatttaaacttgtttgtcaccttgacccaaACGAACCTTACCTTTCTTACCTTCACCCTTTCCTTACATTGCTTTACCCTTATCTACCTAATatctccttaatcgcaacttatcCCCACACTAAgctcaccttattcccactgtaactccaccgttctggtagcctacatatataatttttgttagcttagcgaatgcagagaaaaactcttactattttttttccggttttttcgaacagatctaaagctcaaaaaccttaaaaactataaaaaaaatgaatgaaaataacacaatttaaaaccaattttttaaaaagttttgtaggTACGTTTTGtctgtatattgtattcgtgccaaagtatgtaacagctagaagaaagcaTTTCTGacgccataaagtatatatattctggatcagggtcactagccgagtcgatctagccatgtccgtctgtccttctatCTGTTCGTCAGTCCGTCTGTTTGCATGTCTGtgcgtccgtatgaacgccgagacctcggaaactacaaaagctagaaggttgagattagccacacatattcttgggcttcctacgcaagtttatttcagccgagcgccacgcccacaatcgccaacTAACGGCTtttaaatgtgtctggcgtCCACACCTTCtgaccattcatttaaaagttatgggcaaaattccaaattcaaaattcaaaattttatatatccatctccctcg
The genomic region above belongs to Drosophila takahashii strain IR98-3 E-12201 chromosome 2L, DtakHiC1v2, whole genome shotgun sequence and contains:
- the LOC108063490 gene encoding vitelline membrane protein Vm26Aa → MKSFVCIALVAFVAAALASPTNVASATGSIGSTVSLTAQDGEVEGVAGQGFGDLTRLRKSAYGGSSGGYGGSSIPAPPCPKNYLFSCQPNLAPVPCSAPAPSYGSAGAYSSPVATYVAPNYGIPQHQQQLFSAAYVPQTYGYQY